The genomic interval CCCAGGTTTCCACGGTGCTTGACTATTACGCGCGATTCCTCGCAAGGTTTCCCGATGTGCGCGCCCTTGCCACTGCGCCAGAAGACGAGGTGATGGGGTTGTGGAGCGGGCTTGGCTACTACACGCGGGCGCGCAACCTGCACCGTTGCGCACAGCAGGTGGTGGCCGAGCACGGAGGCGCCTTTCCGCGCAGCGCCGAGGCGCTTGCCACACTCCCTGGCATCGGTCGCTCCACGGCAGGGGCTATCGCGGCGTTCTGCTTTTCCGAGCGGGTTCCGATTCTCGATGCCAATGTGCGCCGGGTGCTGACCCGCTACCTGGGTTTTGATGCCGATCTGGCGCAGCAGCGAAACGAACGCCTCCTGTGGGACCGGGCACAACAACTCCTGCCGCAGGAAGATCTGGGCACTGCCATGCCCCGGTATACGCAAGGGCTGATGGACTTGGGCGCTACCGTGTGCTCCCCACGGGGGCCCCTGTGCGGGCAGTGTCCCTTGAATGGAGGTTGTGCCGCTTTTCTTGCGGGCAACCCCGAGAAGTACCCGGTGCGCACGCGTAAGCTCTCGCGCAGGTCGGAGTCGTGGCAGTTGCTGCTGCTCAAGAACGAGCGCGGGCAAGCCTGGCTGCAGAAGCGTCCCGCCAGTGGCATCTGGGCTGGCATGCATTGCGTGCCGGTGTTTGAGGACAGCGCGGCACTGCACCGCTGTGTGGAATCACTGCGCGAAGCCGCCGGCTTGGAGATCGGGGAGCTGCAGCCTTTCGTGCATGTGCTCACCCACCGCGACCTGCACCTGCATCCGGTGCTCGTGTCGGGGGCGTTGCCGGAGCGGCCCCTGGAAGAGGGCAGCTGGTTCGCGCTGGATCGGTGGGATGCGATCGGTTTGCCGGCGCCGATACGCAAGCTGCTCGAGGCGACGCAGGTACAGCTCTGGTAAACGCCGGAATTCAAGTCAAATTGGCCTTCAGCGCTTATCTGGTATGCGCAAACAGCTATTAAAATAATAGCATCATGCATGTTTGAGCGGACTATCGACCATCCATTTCCCGGTGCCTGCGCAGGGCTGGCCAGCGGCTGCTGAACGCCTCTGCCAGCCGTTCCACCAGGTACACCGAGCGGTGCTGGCCGCCGGTGCACCCGATGGCCACCGTGACATAGCTGCGGTGGTTGCGGTCGAGCATCTCCAGCCAGTGCGCCAGGAAGTTCTCGATGTGCTGCTGCATCAGCGCCACCTCGGGCTGCTGGCGCAGGAAGTCGGCCACCGGGGCGTCCTGCCCGGTCAGGTCGCGCAGCGCTGGCTCGTAGTGCGGGTTGGGCAGCATGCGCACATCGAACACGTAGTCCGCATCCATCGGAATGCCGCGTTTGAACGCGAAGGACTGGAACACCAGCGTGAGCTGGCCCGGCGTGGCGGCCATCAGCCCCTTGACGTAGCTTTGCAGCTGCGAGGCGCGGATGGTGCTGGTGTCTATCACATGGGATTGCTCGCGAAGCGCGGCGAGCAATTCGCGCTCCACCTCGATGATCTGCACCAGCGCCTTGCGTCCCTGCTGCAGGTCCGCATGCGACAGCGGGTGGCGGCGCCGCGTTTCCGAAAAGCGCCGCACCAGGGTGTCGATCGTAGCGTCGAGGAAGATCGAGTGCACCGAAACGCCCTCGCTGCGCAGCCGGTTCAATTCCTGCGGCACCTGGTGCAACGACGTGGCGCTGCGCACGTCCATCGCGATGGCCAGCCGGTTGCCGTGGTGGCGGTGCTCCAGCGCGACGAAGGCGGGCAACAGCTCGGGTGGCAGGTTGTCGACGCAATAGTAGCCCGCGTCCTCGAGCGCGTGCAGGGCCACCGACTTGCCCGATCCGGACATGCCGGTGATCACCACGATCTCAAGCGTTGCCATCACCGCGCCCTTTCCACCGCCGCGTCCGCCAGCTCCAGCATTTCGCGCGCATGCGCCAGAGTGGTTTCGGTGGACTTCTCGCCGCCCAGCATGCGGGCGATCTCGGCTACGCGCACTTCACCCTGGATGGGCTGGACGCTGCTGGTTGTGCCTTCGG from Acidovorax sp. FHTAMBA carries:
- the mutY gene encoding A/G-specific adenine glycosylase: MSEGGREGVASLVVAWQASHGRNHLPWQQTRDPYRVWLSEIMLQQTQVSTVLDYYARFLARFPDVRALATAPEDEVMGLWSGLGYYTRARNLHRCAQQVVAEHGGAFPRSAEALATLPGIGRSTAGAIAAFCFSERVPILDANVRRVLTRYLGFDADLAQQRNERLLWDRAQQLLPQEDLGTAMPRYTQGLMDLGATVCSPRGPLCGQCPLNGGCAAFLAGNPEKYPVRTRKLSRRSESWQLLLLKNERGQAWLQKRPASGIWAGMHCVPVFEDSAALHRCVESLREAAGLEIGELQPFVHVLTHRDLHLHPVLVSGALPERPLEEGSWFALDRWDAIGLPAPIRKLLEATQVQLW
- the rapZ gene encoding RNase adapter RapZ, with protein sequence MATLEIVVITGMSGSGKSVALHALEDAGYYCVDNLPPELLPAFVALEHRHHGNRLAIAMDVRSATSLHQVPQELNRLRSEGVSVHSIFLDATIDTLVRRFSETRRRHPLSHADLQQGRKALVQIIEVERELLAALREQSHVIDTSTIRASQLQSYVKGLMAATPGQLTLVFQSFAFKRGIPMDADYVFDVRMLPNPHYEPALRDLTGQDAPVADFLRQQPEVALMQQHIENFLAHWLEMLDRNHRSYVTVAIGCTGGQHRSVYLVERLAEAFSSRWPALRRHREMDGR